ataatatttttaacatttacaATTGATACAATATTTTACACGTATGTACTAATGTATGgtatcttttttaataattaatacttgTTTTTGACATATAAGTCTATACAATTAACCATTTTGAATACTTCATAAAtcacttatttaatatatattattagccATATAAATGAAAGACATTAACTACTTTAGAGTATTATGATTTAATGGTTAAAGAAATACtataaattagttaataaaatatattttgatagttaataaaatatatgtttaatggtggataaaatattcaaaattgttaataacgtaaatttatattttaattataaaaaaaattatttaaaataaataaataaattatataagtaaatagtatactatatatatatttcaaataatttacaaaaaaaatattgtataaaatgttTTACATTAATTTGTAGATATATTGTGATACTTTCTAGTCATAAAAACATAGTAGTGGTTCATTTTTTAAACTTATGCACGCTATCTCTGTCTctataagtattttttattttaatttaaaaaatataataaattatatcataattaacatatataattataaaatttaaaataaaaaattcaatttaataatattgatattgtcGGTTAAATCTGCAAATTTtagtaatattatatatataaaaaaatctaattaaattttatcacatgaaaagaaaaagcattgtttgattttttaaataaaagttctatatatatcattttcatctttgaaaataaaagatttgtttgattttaaaataaaagcttAACTCGGTCGATCCCTTGTAAATATTCTTCTATCTTAATTTTCCTTGCTCCCTCAAACCTTTtaggaatttttttatttatataaattaataaaatattaattagatatgaCAACAAGAGAGTTAGAAGGTCCCGATTAATTTGGGAAAAATCATTTCCATCTATTATCAGAGTTAAAGTTCAAGTCTCCGATCCACCAGGTGATTGAGTCAGATTTTCTGTCTTAATTCGGCCTcgtctatatatataaataaaaataataataaatttaaaaggtatattattataattaaaataataataattattaaataataataaaataaaatatactaaaatcactttttttgtagatatcagattaacatttataatttatgaaaaaatataaaataaaataaataaattcacgaatataaaatttaataataatagatcataataattttacttACGGAGATGTGATTCAGTAGTCTTGCGTAAAGATTATCAACACTTCCTTTCTACTAAGTTTGAATTTTGGAAAACCTGCATTGATCTAGCTAACAAATATTGTTAGTTTAGCATATTGACATTTGATATAGGTAACaaattattatcataattaataCTTAAATTCTAATTCAAGCAGTAcgtagtatatatatatatatatatatatatattagcgTAATAGTTAATTTCTGGGCTAGCTAATTGTACTCTGAtcgatataaattttgtatatatgatCAATGTATATTATCATCACAAGGAGTTGACTACTATTTAGTCTGCTATATAAATTTATAGATTTCTGCCCAATCATATGCGTGAATAAATGGATAAAGTTAATGTAACTGAGCCGTACTTGTTTAGtaggaaaaaagaaagagaagaaaaaaagatatataaccAACTTAAACAGCATTAATATATATGAGTCAAAGCATAACATGATTTGGATGATTTTTGCTTTGCATTGGTTAAGTTTTGTAGTATCAAACCTGCAAATTCATACCCATAATGGCGAAGGTCACATTCTATAACTAACAAATTCTATTAATATCAACTATATTTGTTTTggttatttactatttttatgcATACAGATACCTACAtacaaatttctttaaaattatacaaaatcaAGAGAAACAAATAGGTGTagacaaatacatacatatttctttaaaataatgaaaagtcGATAGAAACAAACCTATAAAGTTcgtacaattaaataaaaatgtaatgcCTACATGACTCTACCAATTGACTATGGAGTCATTTGttacaaagttaaaaaattaattaaagaataaaaattcaAGGAACCAAATAATAGTTGCTTTTGTgttcctaaatatatatatatatatatatatatatatatatatatatatatatatattgtctcATAAGAAGTAATAAATTTCATCGTAGTTAACTCACATAAGTGTGAGGtctcatattcaaattcaaGATAAGACGTAATACTTAACAATTGTCATTTTTATATGATGAATAAATTCAACACACACTTATAATTTCATCGTGTGTGTGGGGAATatgtatgaattttttattaaaaaaagttattgaaaAACGTGTGACTctgttattataattattattttttaaatattttcaaaaatatagttatataatgtaattaatatatacattttgtttatgcatatttttgaaatacattttttttatagaagtgttttgttttaatttttatttttttgaaaataattagtaattataggtatatattgaataatgaataaataataagtgttaatttgaaattaagttatattttgaatgtaaggttttttaaataatttatatagagAGACTCAACAAAGCATAGAAGAAGAAGGATTAACTATATACAATATTTGATTTAAGTTATTTGATGGtataatattacataaaatAGTGATTTTTGAGTAAATATCTAAattgattcttgataaaattatatacttaatcttcagtattattaatattttaagatgattttattttcaaaattttaattaaattcatcTTTCCTTTCATGTTTGCAAGGATTAGATTAAGTTGGTATTATgcataaatttgaaattaaatttataaatgttagagatatatatttaaaaataacaatttttttagataaataaaatttattaattaaagtagattgaatattaaatataatacaatcaatcattatataattatataacgGTTAAACAATTCATATGTTTAACAAgtcaatttgattttaattttttaaaaatatttttgatttggaggaagtaaattaatataattaaaaacaagaaatcgtatatatatttttaatttttcttctcttcaaaagacaaaacaagaaatattataaaatactgTAATACATATAACCTATATACAAGTGTCTTGTCTTTACAAATGGGATTGGAAACAAGTATAAACTATAGACATTATCCGACAACATTCGGATATCATTTAGAAAAAAAGACAAGAACTGCCCGTTTATTTTTTGACTATAAACCATTTATTTATCTACTAAGCTTAATCTTATCTCGGTCAAACTAATAAAATCAGTTATAGAGTTTGAAATGATAATCTTATTTCTAAATGTgagaagataaaaatatataactaactATATCATGTCAAATATTCTCATCACATGAAACAAATGTCAATATCCCATCactaattcaatatttaaattcaCTTGAACCATAATTTCATGTATTTCCCCCTCATTTCACCGTCCTTTTGGCCCAAAATATGCATTTAATTAATTGGTTGATATCCTCACCGTAACAACCATCAATTTAATGCAAAATATAGTACTCACTACCACCATACGACAGAGCAATTGACAACCACCCtactagaaagaaaaaaaatgataatttgtcTACTTGGAAGGGTATTTGATGATTGGtagttaattattttcactagTAGTACCTTTCTTTTAAGAGAGTAGTAGTAATAATGATGACATATAGAATATAAGCTTGTCTTGGTTAATGTGATACATGAATTAGTCATATTGTATGTAGTTAGTgttgttaattattaatattgatagttgtaaaaaatataaaaatttagtacTAAATAtttcattgatttttttaagtctcgtttattctatataaaaagaaattaaagttTTATAGTATAATCAAAAGAGTGTATATGTCAGTAATatggatttttttattaatttatttatgtatacattattataatatttatttaaaattgattaaattaagaattttgatacataaataatatgttatctttttattattgatttaattttgataatatctaagtatattaaaattttaatataccacagaaattttttaaaaaaattattattttttattacgaGTACATTTGAACATGCCAGTCAGAAGTAgtacttttctttttaatattccgCACAACCTCATATCTTATAGTGCTACAAAGTACATTTTCGGTCAATCTAACCAAGGACTAAAAAAgatacttaatttttatttatttttttacatttaacaCGTAAAGGTCTGTGTTCAAAGAaacctttttttgttgttgttgaaagtaTTCAAAGAAatctttaaaaaacaataaaaacatattttatagtCTTTGACCTTATTTTTTCCAATATAAATATTTggaaataaaagacaaaaactaatgagatttttataaataaaagtgaaaagAAACAACTCCTAAAGTTTGATTCTAACATCAAAGCATTTGTTACATTGAAGTCCTAATTCAAGCAAGCATAAATTAATTAGAAACTGGAGTTGTATGCATTTCCTTCGCATGCTGCACAATGTTGATGCAATACATAGAAGCCCAAATAGTAATTTCTATGAGAAAGCCTACCATATACTATTTGTTTggaaatgaagagaaaaaaaacataaatatatatttatatgatgatataacaaaagaaaaaagaaaagtggGATAATGAGAATTATGGTAGGGCTACAACATAGAAAGAGCAAGAAAAGGGAGCATGAGTAGAAAcgaaatataaaattagagTTTAACAATCTCAGGAATATGAACAGGATAACGATGAATACAATCTGACCAAGCTCCATCAACAGGTGTTTTAATGGTTCTGTTACATTTCCAAACAGCACTGTTGCATTTAAAACCACTGCCAAATGCTATCTGCCATACTCTGTCTCCTTTCTTCATCCTTCCTTTGGATTCAATGTAGTTGAGTTCATACCATAATGATGAAGAAGATGTGTTTCCAAATCTATGAAGTGTCATCCTTGATGCTTCCACATGTTCAGCTGAAAGTTGAAGATTCTTCTGTAACTCATCAATCACAGCACGACCACCAGCATGTATACAAAAATGTTCAAAAGCTTGTTTGAAATCAGGAATATATGGTTTCCATTTAGGATTAAAGATTTTTCTACCAATGAGtgttaaaagaaaaagtaactGTTCTGAAGCTGGTAAAACAAGTGGACCCATTGttgttatatttgatttaagaGCTTCACCTGCAATTGCCATAAGATCTTTTGAAAGTGAAATCCCAACTTTACCTTCtttatcttcttcttcaaaAACACATCGAAAAGCTTTATCATCTCCTCCTTTGTGTGTTCTAACAACATGAACTAATCTGTATTTTGCTCTTTTCGATTCTGACCCTCTGTTTGATAATAGAATAGCAGCACCACCCAttctaaacaaacaatttggtAAAAGCATAGCTCTTTCATTTCCTTTATAATAATTTGGTGTTATAATTTCAGTACTAACAACTATGGCGTTTGAATTCGGATGAACTTGAAGAAGATCGCGCGCTAAATCGATGGAAATTAGTCCTGCGCTACAACCCATACCAGAAAGATTGAAACTTTTTATGTTACTTCTTAATTTGTATTTGTTTATAACCATAGCTGACAAAGAAGGTGTTGGAGAAAAAAGACTACAATTTATTATGAGTATGTCTATGTCTTTTGGTTTAAGACCTGTTTTGTTTAACAAAGAATCCATAGCTGAGAATATAACAAGTTCAGCTTCACCTCTTGCAGATTCCATGGTTGGTTTTGGTGGTATATAATGAATAGCAGGTGGGAGACTTGTTTCTTCACCAAGACCAGAACGTTCAAGAATCCTCATTTGAAATTCGACACTTTTAGGGTTGTTTTTAAGGATGAGTCTTGAATGTTCCATGAAAGTAGCAAAAGGAACACGACAAGTAACAGGTGGTTTGAAACAAGCATAATCAACTAAGTAGATTGTGCGTGGTTTTGACATGAAGTAAACAGtggatatgaaaataacaagaaaaCAAGAACAGAGGATTTGAACAAGATTAATGTTTAGAGAGTTCCATAGGTTGATTATTTCATCAGGACCTAAACGTATAAGTTCAATTGAAACACCAAGCATGATGGGAATAAGAGTGAGTGTTATAATGTGATTAACAAGATATTGGTAACCAAGTTTCACATACTTTAGCTTAACTGAGCTAGAAAAATCAGGCAACACAGGAGGCATTTTTTGAGTtgcaaaaaaaaagaaaaaagggagGGGGGTGTGAAAAGCAATGAGAAGAAGGTATTATGGTGATTGATAAGAAAGTGGAATGGGAGGGTGGTGAGGTTATAAAGGCAAAGGGGGGCCAAGGTAGAGAAGGGGGCAGATGAGAGGATTTAATGAATGGCTTCACGTCACTCAACGCTCACTTAACttgttattaattttcataactccCCCCTTCGACATCTAACTAAACCCTAACATCCTTACACCtgtcatttttttatatctttatatACTTTTAGTATATTATTAACTCAATATGGTATCTCATTTCACATTATTACAATCTTCGTAAAAAGCCAAATTCGAGATCACTATATTTGCTTCCAAATTATACATCTTTCTCATTTTATATAggtaatttctttttaaattgagttttatattaaatattataaaataatatgatatgaaTGATTGGACGATAGTACCGTATTCAATAAATTATTGACATTAGagtatttacatttttaatatttcacaTCCGTTTTTTTAGTtgtcttttttaaattatttgtttataaacttatatgtttaattatttttttaagaaccgcacataattaaaaataataaataaatggaaataattttttttttataaaatcaacaattaattaaaaagaaaaaaaatattatttaacagataataacataaataatttgatgatTGAAATCTATAGAGGTCATAttgtatattataaatatgtattaaaaaaagtaaattaatatatacaccataaataataacattgttttattattattattattattattattattattattattattattattattattattattattattattattattattattattattattattattagatgcATTTAGTGGGTATAAGTcgtgaaagagaaaaatatttgaattgaaaatcaattttttactGATAGAATGAGAAAATACCCTCTACAAGTTGGAGGTTGTTTAAGACATTTCCAGCTTAAAAATtgtcaagaaaaaaatatcaaaaaaaaaatcagctaAGAAGAATACGAAACTCCAAAATTAAACCATAATTTGAAATGGTGTAAATATACTGgatgaaaaatatgaattttgcactaaatcattatttattttaatgggtAGAAACTAAAAAGtcaattagatttttttaacaaatatcaccattttttatgaaataatgttTATTTGCTTGAGACAAAAAAGATTATGATGCAGTCTTGCTATTTGCTTCGATTTTTTAAAGATTTCtgtttttaatctttcttgTTCTTCTCCTGAATTTTTCATTtggaacaatttttttaaccaataagTTACAAGAAGAATTACCATGAATATCTCCGACTTGTTTACGATCGATGGTATTGTACAATTGAAAGAATCAAAAGTCTTCGCATATATAGAACCATGTTCATCTTCTTTTTGATTATCTTAGAAATAATTTtgctcattttttttattgaaacattGAACATTAAAGAAATTTTCAACGGCCTCTTACATATGTAGATTTTGTATTTCTCCCTATTCATCTCATCTctctttttgttttgatatcATGCTATGAATTTTGATAGAAACTATAGAtgggaaaaaatatttaaattggaaataaattaatattgatagaatgaaaaaaattcaaaatgaatatataatatGCTTTATTATATAGAACtagtaaaaactaaataaattaactacttaaaaactaattttaactaacttTTACATCTAATAACATTGAGAAATTCTTTTGAAGATGTTTTACTCAATCCTTTGAAAACCCACACccaataattttattaacaatgtccataaaataattaatgaaaagtTGGAGTTTACAAAAACAATACAATTATATacctaaaaaattaaagatactTCAACGTCTATGAATATAATTTCTCTATATGTCTTTCAAAGTTAAGtgtttaataattttcaaattttatatagttattttttattttcaatattaattatacatatCTCTCTACATATGCGATCAAATAATCATTCAATATATAGTTTGTATCTTATATATGATtgaatatttgattattattttttatataaaatttattgcaAATAAACCAGCTATATTAAACCTTTGTAATTGCTCGAAAAAATGAAAGTTAATTTTAAAGTAAGTAAATCATTggatataaaaaatgttttgtagCGTTGAtcaaatctatacattataataaagcgaACATGATAATTTGGCAAGTTTGTCACGTGTCAGGTGTTACGaatatatcaagtttctattaatagaaaataCATCATGCATCCGTTgtgaagttaatggccaattaaaaaaataagaagaatga
The genomic region above belongs to Cicer arietinum cultivar CDC Frontier isolate Library 1 chromosome 4, Cicar.CDCFrontier_v2.0, whole genome shotgun sequence and contains:
- the LOC101500215 gene encoding 3-ketoacyl-CoA synthase 6: MPPVLPDFSSSVKLKYVKLGYQYLVNHIITLTLIPIMLGVSIELIRLGPDEIINLWNSLNINLVQILCSCFLVIFISTVYFMSKPRTIYLVDYACFKPPVTCRVPFATFMEHSRLILKNNPKSVEFQMRILERSGLGEETSLPPAIHYIPPKPTMESARGEAELVIFSAMDSLLNKTGLKPKDIDILIINCSLFSPTPSLSAMVINKYKLRSNIKSFNLSGMGCSAGLISIDLARDLLQVHPNSNAIVVSTEIITPNYYKGNERAMLLPNCLFRMGGAAILLSNRGSESKRAKYRLVHVVRTHKGGDDKAFRCVFEEEDKEGKVGISLSKDLMAIAGEALKSNITTMGPLVLPASEQLLFLLTLIGRKIFNPKWKPYIPDFKQAFEHFCIHAGGRAVIDELQKNLQLSAEHVEASRMTLHRFGNTSSSSLWYELNYIESKGRMKKGDRVWQIAFGSGFKCNSAVWKCNRTIKTPVDGAWSDCIHRYPVHIPEIVKL